In the genome of Persephonella sp., one region contains:
- a CDS encoding nicotinate phosphoribosyltransferase, translated as MVFGFVNKDNMSLLTDLYELTMAQVYFKKGMNKTAIFDFYTRPVENRSYLLNVGLEQLVYYLQNVRFTQEDIDYLRSTGYFEEEFLSYLKNFRFTGNLYAVEEGEFIFPDEPVVQIEAPMIEAQIIETFLINTLQHPILVATKAIRCYSVAKETVLVDFGLRRAHGTDAGMKAARASYIGGFAGTSNVLAGKEYGIKIFGTMAHSFILAHKDEVQAFKDFTLQYPENSILLVDTYDTIKGVYNAVKAIKELGLKHFKGIRLDSGDLLKLSVEARKILDAEGFKDAIIIASGGINEYKIKELLDKGAPIDGWGVGTELVVSADLPYLDCAYKLVEYDARPVMKFSSKKKTLPHKKQIYRIYEDGVFKKDIITKFDEKVENGRPLLKEIIQNGELVYNLPTIDEIRQKALENFKNIPDELKDINKTVHIKPEISRSIQKTIKKLEEKYLKGAKK; from the coding sequence ATGGTTTTTGGATTTGTAAACAAAGATAACATGTCTCTGCTGACAGATCTGTATGAGCTGACGATGGCTCAGGTTTACTTTAAAAAAGGAATGAACAAAACAGCAATATTTGATTTTTATACAAGACCTGTTGAAAATCGCTCGTATCTTTTAAATGTAGGTCTTGAACAGCTTGTTTATTACCTTCAGAATGTCAGATTTACACAGGAGGATATTGATTACCTCAGATCAACAGGATACTTTGAGGAAGAATTCCTTTCATATTTAAAAAACTTTAGATTTACAGGAAATCTTTATGCTGTTGAGGAAGGGGAGTTCATATTTCCAGATGAGCCTGTTGTTCAGATTGAGGCTCCGATGATAGAAGCACAGATAATAGAAACATTTCTTATAAACACACTCCAGCACCCAATTCTGGTGGCAACAAAAGCTATCAGGTGCTACTCTGTTGCAAAGGAAACCGTTCTGGTTGATTTTGGGCTTAGAAGAGCTCACGGCACAGATGCAGGAATGAAAGCGGCGAGGGCTTCTTACATAGGAGGATTTGCAGGAACATCAAATGTTCTTGCAGGGAAAGAGTACGGAATAAAGATATTTGGAACAATGGCACACTCCTTTATTTTAGCCCATAAAGATGAGGTTCAGGCATTTAAAGACTTTACCCTCCAGTATCCAGAAAACTCTATTCTTCTTGTTGACACATACGACACGATAAAAGGTGTTTACAACGCTGTAAAAGCAATAAAAGAGCTCGGATTAAAACATTTTAAGGGAATAAGGCTTGACAGTGGAGATCTTCTAAAGCTATCAGTAGAGGCAAGAAAAATACTTGATGCAGAAGGTTTCAAAGATGCGATTATAATTGCAAGCGGTGGAATTAATGAATACAAAATAAAAGAGCTTTTAGATAAAGGTGCACCTATTGATGGTTGGGGAGTTGGGACAGAGCTTGTTGTTTCTGCTGATCTGCCTTATCTTGACTGTGCATACAAACTTGTTGAGTATGATGCAAGACCTGTAATGAAATTTAGCTCAAAGAAAAAAACACTTCCCCACAAAAAGCAGATATACAGGATATATGAAGATGGGGTTTTCAAAAAAGATATAATTACAAAATTCGATGAAAAGGTAGAAAATGGCAGACCACTCCTAAAAGAGATAATACAAAATGGAGAACTGGTCTACAACCTGCCGACCATTGATGAGATAAGGCAAAAAGCCCTTGAAAACTTTAAAAATATTCCTGATGAGCTAAAAGATATAAATAAGACAGTTCACATAAAACCAGAAATAAGCAGATCAATACAGAAAACAATAAAGAAACTTGAGGAAAAATACCTCAAAGGGGCAAAAAAATGA
- the murC gene encoding UDP-N-acetylmuramate--L-alanine ligase — translation MFRGKVRQIHFIGIGGSGMNGIAQVLLNQGFTVTGSDLKESQTVINLKQMGAKIYIGHDPKNIEGADVVVYSSAVKEDNPELVRAKEKGIPTIPRGEMLAELMRFKYGIAIAGSHGKTTTTSMIGSILGRTGYDPTVVIGGKLEAYGSNARLGSGDFIVTESDESDGSFLKLTPTIVSINNIDIEHLGYYRNLDDIKKAFVEFANKVPFYGAVALNIDDPNIKEILPQIEKKVIRFGLSEEADIKAHDLKLIEGRYSFKVNDFGQIHLSIPGKHNVYNALSAISIAYELGVPFCVIKETLESFKNANRRFEIKYSDEITIIDDYAHHPTEITATLKATKEMFPERRIIAVFQPHRFSRVFSLYDRFAESFDIPDITIITEIYPAGEQPIENVSGKKLSDDIRKKSGKTVYYAEDLEKALSIIKNIIKNGDIVLIMGAGSITKLSDSVVEIIKNKRG, via the coding sequence ATGTTTAGAGGAAAGGTCAGGCAGATCCATTTTATAGGTATTGGTGGATCAGGAATGAACGGAATAGCTCAGGTTTTATTAAATCAGGGGTTTACCGTTACAGGTTCAGACCTGAAAGAATCACAGACTGTAATAAACCTTAAACAGATGGGGGCTAAGATATACATAGGACATGATCCTAAAAACATTGAAGGGGCAGATGTTGTGGTTTATTCATCTGCTGTCAAAGAGGATAACCCTGAACTCGTAAGAGCAAAAGAAAAAGGGATACCAACCATCCCAAGGGGTGAGATGCTTGCTGAACTGATGAGATTCAAATACGGCATAGCGATAGCAGGAAGTCACGGAAAAACAACCACAACATCTATGATCGGCTCTATTCTTGGAAGAACCGGTTATGATCCAACTGTTGTGATTGGGGGAAAGCTTGAAGCTTATGGAAGCAATGCAAGGCTTGGCTCAGGAGATTTTATAGTTACAGAGAGTGATGAAAGTGATGGATCATTCCTGAAACTAACCCCCACCATTGTTTCAATAAACAACATAGACATTGAACATTTAGGGTATTACAGAAATTTAGATGATATAAAAAAGGCTTTTGTTGAGTTCGCAAACAAGGTTCCGTTCTATGGTGCCGTTGCACTAAATATTGATGATCCAAACATAAAAGAAATTCTTCCTCAGATAGAAAAAAAAGTTATCCGGTTTGGTCTGTCAGAAGAAGCTGACATAAAAGCCCACGACCTTAAACTGATTGAAGGAAGATACAGCTTTAAGGTGAATGATTTTGGACAGATACACCTTTCTATCCCGGGAAAACACAATGTTTACAATGCCCTATCGGCAATATCAATAGCTTACGAACTGGGAGTGCCTTTCTGTGTTATAAAAGAAACCCTTGAAAGCTTTAAGAATGCAAACAGAAGGTTTGAGATAAAATACTCAGATGAGATTACCATAATTGATGACTATGCCCACCACCCAACCGAAATAACAGCAACATTAAAAGCGACAAAAGAGATGTTTCCTGAGAGAAGAATAATAGCCGTTTTTCAGCCCCACAGATTTTCAAGGGTTTTTTCCCTATACGACAGATTTGCCGAATCATTTGATATTCCAGATATCACCATAATAACAGAGATATACCCTGCCGGAGAACAGCCTATAGAGAATGTTTCCGGTAAAAAGCTGTCAGATGATATCAGGAAAAAATCCGGAAAAACAGTTTATTATGCTGAGGACCTTGAAAAAGCCCTGAGCATAATAAAAAACATTATAAAAAATGGAGATATAGTTCTTATTATGGGAGCAGGAAGTATAACAAAGCTTTCTGATAGTGTGGTTGAGATAATAAAGAACAAGAGGGGATAG
- a CDS encoding metal ABC transporter substrate-binding protein, producing the protein MKKILIIFLIFFGISHSKPIVYTTVKPIADIVSYITGEKTGYLIPPNVSPHIYEFRTSDMKNAYKSDLFIYIGAGEPKLTGLIESIPKEKKIKIIDIKGLKLLREEDHHIHPALWLDPDNAVVIAKYIETKLEKIDKSNSEKYRKNLENFIKKVNQMKTYGIKKFSNLKNKKFISYHYAWPYFTEAFGLDYVSVIEMGHGREPTPKHLIKIINLIKKYRIRSIFASVQFYNRKYISLLKNQININVVFLDPFGIKDDYLSMMRNNIDRIYIGLSQ; encoded by the coding sequence ATGAAAAAAATTCTGATAATATTTTTGATTTTTTTCGGGATTTCCCACAGCAAACCTATTGTATACACAACAGTCAAACCTATAGCTGACATCGTTTCTTACATAACAGGAGAAAAAACAGGCTATTTGATCCCCCCTAATGTTTCACCCCACATATATGAGTTTAGAACTTCAGATATGAAAAATGCATACAAAAGCGATCTTTTTATATACATCGGGGCAGGTGAACCTAAGCTAACCGGTCTGATAGAATCTATTCCTAAAGAAAAAAAGATAAAAATAATTGATATTAAAGGTCTAAAACTGCTTAGAGAGGAAGATCACCATATCCACCCAGCACTCTGGCTTGATCCTGACAATGCTGTAGTGATAGCAAAATATATAGAAACAAAACTTGAAAAGATAGATAAATCAAATTCTGAAAAATACAGAAAAAATCTTGAAAACTTTATCAAAAAAGTTAACCAGATGAAAACCTACGGAATTAAAAAATTTTCAAATCTAAAAAACAAAAAATTCATATCCTACCATTATGCGTGGCCTTACTTCACAGAGGCTTTCGGGCTTGATTATGTTAGCGTTATAGAGATGGGACACGGTAGAGAACCGACACCAAAACATCTGATAAAGATAATAAACCTTATAAAAAAATACAGAATAAGATCTATTTTTGCATCAGTCCAGTTTTACAATAGAAAGTATATATCCCTCTTAAAAAATCAGATCAACATAAATGTTGTATTTTTGGATCCTTTTGGTATAAAAGATGACTATTTAAGCATGATGAGGAATAATATTGACAGGATATATATAGGTTTGAGTCAGTAG